One stretch of Desulfovibrio sp. UCD-KL4C DNA includes these proteins:
- a CDS encoding biotin attachment protein, with amino-acid sequence MLNIKELLEEIKASPYEEVEISVPHTGKIEFCGLKAGDKVSGPTGEWKEKSGTALAKLTRERNTKNIYAPEKGEIVSIRQDLEGQFVEAGEVLIKIRHFLSKEEVIHLILKKALFLFNSPEKAKYYFTPEIDTKIKGSGERSVKVRDGLELFIVSRMKRETPLNYAGPEGLIYAVYFHNGDNVDAGQPLIGVCPADQLKHIQEVVNRVQSEWEERD; translated from the coding sequence ATGTTGAATATTAAAGAGCTACTTGAAGAAATTAAAGCTTCTCCCTACGAAGAAGTTGAAATTTCCGTTCCACATACTGGAAAAATTGAGTTTTGTGGTCTTAAAGCCGGTGATAAAGTAAGCGGGCCTACTGGGGAATGGAAAGAAAAATCAGGAACCGCACTTGCTAAGTTGACCAGAGAAAGAAATACCAAAAATATTTATGCTCCTGAAAAGGGAGAAATTGTTTCGATTAGACAGGACCTTGAAGGCCAGTTTGTTGAAGCAGGTGAAGTTCTTATCAAGATTCGTCATTTTCTATCTAAGGAAGAAGTGATACATCTTATTTTGAAGAAAGCTCTTTTTCTTTTTAATTCTCCTGAAAAGGCTAAATATTATTTTACGCCTGAAATTGATACAAAGATTAAAGGGTCTGGCGAACGCTCTGTTAAAGTTCGTGACGGCCTTGAGCTTTTTATTGTTTCGCGCATGAAAAGAGAAACCCCTTTGAATTATGCAGGGCCTGAAGGTCTTATTTATGCAGTTTATTTTCATAATGGAGATAATGTTGATGCCGGCCAGCCTCTTATCGGAGTTTGTCCTGCTGATCAGCTCAAGCATATTCAAGAAGTTGTAAACCGCGTTCAAAGTGAGTGGGAAGAAAGAGACTAA
- a CDS encoding single-stranded DNA-binding protein: MAGSMNKVILIGRIGQDPKISYTTSGQAVASFSVATDEGYKDRNSGQKVEKTEWHNIVAWRGTAEFVSKYLSKGRLVMVEGKLQTDKWQDKNGQDRYTTKIQASNVQGLDSRQSDGGYQGQQQVQQQGQYNQQPQQNQQNQYNQQPQQNSYNNAPQQQNGGPQEEDLGPAFPSEASGMDEVPF; the protein is encoded by the coding sequence ATGGCTGGAAGCATGAACAAGGTTATTCTGATTGGGCGCATTGGACAAGATCCTAAAATTTCATACACAACCTCTGGCCAAGCTGTGGCTAGTTTTTCCGTTGCCACTGATGAAGGATATAAAGATCGTAATTCAGGGCAGAAAGTTGAAAAAACTGAATGGCATAATATTGTAGCATGGCGTGGTACTGCAGAGTTTGTAAGTAAATATCTTAGCAAAGGCCGCTTGGTTATGGTTGAAGGTAAACTGCAAACTGATAAATGGCAGGATAAGAACGGACAGGATCGCTACACAACTAAGATTCAGGCTAGCAATGTTCAAGGTCTAGACAGCCGTCAGAGTGATGGTGGGTACCAGGGACAGCAGCAGGTGCAACAGCAGGGACAGTATAATCAGCAACCTCAGCAAAATCAGCAGAATCAGTACAACCAACAGCCTCAGCAGAATTCTTATAACAATGCTCCGCAGCAGCAGAACGGCGGCCCGCAGGAAGAAGATCTTGGACCTGCCTTTCCTTCTGAAGCAAGCGGAATGGATGAAGTTCCTTTCTGA
- a CDS encoding IS3 family transposase, producing the protein MYKTREQAKQDIFIYLEIFYNRKRRHASIGYVSPEQFEQEYYRKQKLAA; encoded by the coding sequence ATGTACAAAACCAGAGAACAAGCAAAGCAGGATATATTTATCTACCTTGAAATTTTCTACAACAGGAAACGAAGACATGCCAGTATCGGTTATGTTTCACCGGAACAATTTGAACAGGAATATTACCGTAAACAAAAACTAGCTGCCTAA
- a CDS encoding DDE-type integrase/transposase/recombinase: MPNVLSRNFTALEPNQKWVSDITYISTREGWLYLAVVQDIFSRKIMGWAMSNRVDAELACKALNMAISNRRPSGNVLFHTDQGSQYTSTSFS, translated from the coding sequence ATTCCAAATGTTCTTTCTCGTAACTTTACGGCTCTCGAGCCAAACCAGAAATGGGTTTCAGATATAACATACATCTCGACAAGAGAAGGCTGGCTCTACCTTGCCGTTGTGCAGGATATCTTTTCCAGAAAAATAATGGGTTGGGCTATGTCTAACCGTGTTGATGCAGAGTTGGCTTGTAAGGCTTTAAATATGGCGATCAGCAACAGACGGCCTTCGGGAAATGTGCTTTTTCACACTGACCAAGGGAGTCAGTACACCAGCACTTCTTTTTCATAG
- the tssK gene encoding type VI secretion system baseplate subunit TssK has protein sequence MSNSYVIPDAVLWHEGMLLMPQHFQAADQHHEAQLHYRMMNLNPFSWGVNFLEINQGLLLQGIFRVLNLSAVMPDGQVICFMNDEVRHAELEISLDITATAQPEGVCIWITIPKHADGTLADDKTARYKSRETIVRDQTTGEEIQVPGLVPNIALWAGDTPPSRFSALPLARVQAKGVQFFLTKFVPPLMAVCNDTKLYLLCNMLTEKIRSKAATLVDRAASLSANESSLLLETRFHMLSLLTGLSAFEALLHSGAAHPLTLFTAMHSLAGGAASIGGTFLPPRVDYEHTDPMRCFKKLAAFICRMIETGIPETYKTHVFKQEKSVFTLELKNIPYVEGDYVIGVFFGPSDDPQKIKKWMDRAVIGKDETLKKLMKQRTIGAHRNILDRIPGMVTPVKAILYKVHIDETTTPPNELFIAGVAEGQDMLRPSSISLFTFNTGNNYTPSANDLAENSNLVPESNMPEGVK, from the coding sequence ATGAGTAATTCTTATGTTATCCCTGACGCCGTCCTGTGGCATGAGGGTATGCTTCTCATGCCACAACATTTTCAGGCGGCAGATCAGCACCATGAAGCACAGTTACATTACAGGATGATGAACCTTAATCCATTCAGTTGGGGGGTAAATTTTCTTGAGATAAATCAAGGCCTTTTGCTTCAAGGCATTTTCCGTGTCCTCAATTTGAGTGCCGTTATGCCAGATGGACAGGTAATATGTTTTATGAATGACGAAGTCAGGCATGCGGAATTGGAAATATCTCTTGATATAACGGCTACTGCACAACCGGAAGGAGTGTGTATTTGGATCACAATACCAAAACATGCTGATGGGACATTGGCTGATGACAAAACGGCACGATATAAAAGTCGTGAAACGATAGTCCGAGATCAGACCACCGGTGAAGAAATTCAGGTTCCTGGTTTAGTACCTAATATTGCATTGTGGGCAGGAGATACTCCTCCTTCTCGATTTAGTGCCTTGCCGTTGGCCCGTGTTCAGGCAAAGGGCGTACAGTTTTTTCTGACTAAATTTGTTCCTCCGCTCATGGCTGTTTGTAACGACACAAAGCTGTATTTGCTGTGTAATATGTTGACGGAAAAAATAAGAAGTAAAGCAGCTACATTGGTAGATAGAGCTGCATCATTAAGTGCAAACGAATCTTCTTTATTGCTGGAAACTCGTTTTCATATGTTAAGTCTTCTTACAGGGCTTTCAGCATTTGAAGCGTTGCTTCATTCCGGCGCTGCACACCCGCTGACATTGTTTACAGCAATGCACAGCCTTGCAGGGGGGGCAGCTAGTATAGGCGGAACATTTCTGCCTCCACGTGTGGACTACGAACATACAGATCCAATGCGGTGTTTTAAAAAATTAGCCGCATTCATTTGTCGTATGATCGAAACAGGTATTCCAGAAACATATAAAACTCACGTTTTTAAACAAGAAAAATCTGTATTTACACTTGAACTAAAGAACATCCCATACGTGGAGGGAGATTATGTAATAGGTGTGTTTTTTGGTCCAAGTGATGATCCTCAGAAAATAAAGAAATGGATGGATCGGGCGGTTATAGGCAAGGATGAAACTCTGAAGAAACTTATGAAGCAGCGTACCATAGGTGCCCATCGTAATATTCTTGATCGTATCCCCGGTATGGTAACACCTGTTAAGGCTATTCTTTATAAAGTTCATATTGATGAAACAACGACTCCTCCCAATGAACTTTTCATTGCCGGTGTAGCTGAAGGGCAAGACATGTTGCGTCCTTCCTCTATAAGCCTATTTACTTTTAATACAGGAAACAACTACACACCCTCAGCTAATGATCTTGCCGAAAATTCAAATCTTGTTCCAGAATCAAATATGCCGGAAGGAGTGAAGTGA
- a CDS encoding DotU family type IV/VI secretion system protein, which produces MITARSISSTAGSERLENSVIRQFREFNELLFKVLNVALSKQSDHKSPEQLQDELIQLLQSQIKMLPPNSSTEGQLVMVGLADDLFLSNEWYGQAWWNSNPLEYRLFGTRSAGDRLYVIADRIIFERSQDNVALAAILLDAFALGFTGKYGDSVNSIPTIYRTGLRELIVLGRTQEELSQTTFCPDAYGRNFTPAVARSLPSIRYWVIGAGLVCAGLLVLSHLVWFSAIDQLRDVLNQLPV; this is translated from the coding sequence ATGATAACGGCACGATCTATTTCAAGTACGGCTGGGAGTGAACGTTTGGAGAATTCGGTTATACGACAGTTCAGGGAGTTCAATGAACTGCTTTTCAAAGTCCTAAATGTTGCACTGTCAAAGCAATCTGATCATAAGTCGCCGGAGCAGCTTCAGGATGAGCTCATACAACTATTGCAAAGTCAGATAAAAATGCTCCCTCCAAACAGTTCTACGGAGGGCCAGCTTGTGATGGTCGGCTTAGCTGACGATCTATTTTTGTCTAATGAATGGTATGGCCAAGCATGGTGGAATTCCAATCCACTTGAATATAGACTTTTCGGAACCAGATCTGCTGGTGACAGGCTATATGTAATCGCCGACCGTATAATTTTCGAACGTTCACAGGACAATGTAGCATTAGCGGCAATACTTCTTGATGCCTTTGCCCTAGGTTTTACAGGAAAATATGGAGATTCTGTAAACAGCATACCTACAATATACCGTACTGGTCTGAGGGAGTTGATTGTTCTTGGGCGTACTCAGGAAGAGCTTTCACAAACAACTTTTTGTCCAGATGCTTATGGGCGTAATTTTACTCCAGCTGTAGCTCGAAGTCTTCCATCTATTAGATACTGGGTGATTGGAGCTGGCTTAGTGTGCGCGGGGTTGCTTGTTCTTTCTCATTTGGTTTGGTTTTCAGCTATTGACCAGCTTAGGGATGTTCTTAATCAGTTACCTGTGTAG
- a CDS encoding type VI secretion system protein, which produces MSLALIDMIRPHLSLLLFGAGISTLLFAAVTMFVLWRIHKSAEKSTQVESEGDEEQSEHLDPTKKEIRFSLQKQMNETARSIGLWRLRDVPWCLVIGDAEDGGETLLANAGAQKSNGSMFNWFQFKQGVALVPLGSLGDIGNVHAKYAFTSLLKVMLRYKPRRPLDGLIIVLPVQNLASIDKAEALGEAVNSQLAHLQDTLGIRPPIYLLVTSCECIKGFSEVCNVLSSDQLRQMFGWASPYVPDATWSSEWMNEAERSVLGALEDLRSEIFSRPIEPKTAEHIFAFQSRLKSFFNPLQHLTSEIFRHSVYHEPFQFRGIWFCGSPVGRHNQGAVFIRELLSQKVFMEHSCAVPIRRIMTRRTGIIRAAQFLVVSILCTWAVFIWGGSNALQRDVPTVLPVVRTYITMNNAAGMTWWTEGLQIPQNRLEKMATSVPRIQKVFQNNARTLLMTMEGAKDGWLTSIVFPTSYLYRIESRIDKLYSLIFNEIILKGITLGLLYKGDEIYNDPPTITISKGSDDSLMDLPAYKELNRYINDSALFKTRCEQFNNLKNIHNVDDLKDIINYVFDLDLENVFNENRKRLEGIMAESIYQRIDLSKYAARAVTAFNSRMSLLYDQMFDDNPLLRATDELVAALGSLTKNGGSYRPGSEEVRVEDDIAAVRELLNNPEQSWPTKVALPPNWPIEDLFTKAASETLLRAATVNIWRKKGETRRRGLYVDLAKKSSPFTGSFFITEASGLTLRPMVCLLQQSISDLRKQVFMRKAEDFPLSSDIPPATRLVWKISMLQQAVGLAAPFDVYFNNEMKEFPSTFRSTVQKQGGQRLSENIAALIGQAQQFVPVHSLTYSGRFRPEGYGAINFSQAAPLLLRILDIYNQLGQQYERSELSAVVDKQAMDLLRRSDEALKKENLYTPNYQSLDRWDGNTPASVAIFGLQSKKELVSYLASQRDRIRLISTTWAEPALAYLYMRDDFTQDDFSIITRWEDIIDDLDQYDSHILGNSLTQLEQYVLYGLGNQTSVPPVAGDDWFNQKTVALYEAVHKRIDWLYLQRFSQAWNQAADYFTQKLASHFPFSSPLNIQESASPDDILTFLSMLPQPPDAELPINIQRFLKSIEDIRTFMGDSKQGESLGPLSFDVELAFHDPQYGELNTDQLIDQKLQLGRTLLSWRNGERTGLWSYGSPVMFTLQWAKDGLRIPIKIEDDSGTSDLQTTVVYNYDSPWALLAFMQANRFKDEFLVDGTTPKSGTMMFEVPTKRKGAKDVGSSSVRMPVEESSTGVVRSFLRITLRKVGKAGSPPGNQITLPDEFPQEMPKFDPYSVWLNSKKF; this is translated from the coding sequence ATGTCATTAGCCTTAATAGATATGATTCGCCCACATTTGTCCTTGCTCCTTTTTGGGGCGGGCATAAGTACTTTGCTGTTTGCTGCTGTAACAATGTTTGTTCTGTGGCGCATTCATAAATCAGCAGAGAAGTCTACTCAAGTTGAGTCTGAAGGCGATGAGGAGCAGAGCGAACATTTAGATCCTACAAAGAAAGAGATACGTTTTAGCCTGCAAAAACAAATGAATGAAACCGCCAGATCAATCGGTTTATGGCGTTTACGTGATGTTCCGTGGTGTCTAGTGATCGGAGATGCTGAGGACGGTGGTGAGACTCTTTTGGCCAATGCAGGAGCGCAAAAGTCCAACGGCAGTATGTTTAACTGGTTTCAGTTTAAGCAGGGCGTAGCTCTTGTTCCGCTTGGTTCACTGGGTGATATTGGGAATGTTCACGCCAAATATGCTTTTACCTCCCTGTTGAAAGTCATGTTGCGTTATAAGCCTCGCAGGCCTCTTGACGGACTTATCATTGTGCTTCCAGTGCAAAACCTTGCCTCTATTGATAAAGCTGAGGCTTTAGGAGAGGCCGTAAATTCTCAGCTGGCCCATTTGCAGGATACGTTGGGAATACGTCCACCAATTTATTTATTGGTCACTTCTTGCGAATGCATTAAAGGATTCTCTGAAGTTTGTAATGTCCTTTCTTCTGATCAGTTGCGTCAAATGTTCGGTTGGGCGAGTCCGTATGTTCCAGATGCTACATGGTCTTCTGAGTGGATGAACGAAGCTGAACGAAGCGTATTGGGGGCATTGGAAGATCTTCGCAGCGAGATATTTTCTCGACCGATAGAGCCTAAAACCGCTGAGCATATTTTTGCATTTCAATCCCGTCTTAAAAGTTTTTTTAATCCATTGCAGCATCTTACGAGCGAAATTTTTCGTCATAGCGTTTATCATGAACCGTTTCAATTTCGGGGCATTTGGTTTTGCGGTTCTCCAGTTGGTAGGCATAACCAAGGTGCAGTCTTTATTCGAGAACTTCTTTCACAAAAAGTATTTATGGAACATTCCTGCGCTGTCCCAATTCGCCGAATAATGACTAGGCGAACAGGTATAATCCGTGCTGCTCAGTTCCTAGTTGTTTCTATCCTATGTACTTGGGCCGTTTTTATCTGGGGTGGAAGCAATGCCCTGCAAAGAGATGTTCCTACGGTGCTGCCCGTGGTCAGAACGTATATTACTATGAACAATGCAGCTGGCATGACGTGGTGGACTGAAGGGTTGCAAATTCCGCAAAATCGTCTTGAAAAAATGGCAACTAGCGTTCCTCGTATCCAAAAGGTCTTTCAGAATAACGCACGCACTCTTCTAATGACGATGGAAGGGGCAAAAGATGGTTGGCTTACGTCTATCGTTTTTCCAACAAGCTACTTGTATAGGATTGAGTCACGCATCGACAAATTGTACAGCCTGATATTCAACGAAATAATCCTCAAAGGAATTACTCTCGGTCTGCTATATAAAGGGGATGAAATCTACAATGATCCACCTACAATTACAATTTCAAAAGGATCAGATGATTCTTTGATGGATCTACCTGCATATAAAGAGTTGAATCGGTACATCAATGATTCCGCTCTCTTTAAGACTCGTTGCGAGCAATTTAACAATCTAAAAAATATTCACAATGTCGACGACCTGAAGGATATAATAAATTACGTTTTTGATCTCGATTTAGAGAATGTGTTCAATGAAAACAGAAAGAGGTTGGAAGGTATTATGGCGGAAAGTATCTACCAACGCATCGACCTGAGCAAATACGCTGCCCGCGCTGTAACAGCATTTAATAGCAGAATGTCGCTTCTTTATGATCAAATGTTTGACGATAATCCATTGCTGCGTGCCACAGATGAACTCGTCGCCGCACTAGGCTCACTCACGAAAAATGGAGGTTCGTATCGCCCAGGTAGTGAAGAGGTTAGAGTTGAGGATGACATTGCCGCAGTGCGTGAGCTTTTGAATAATCCAGAACAAAGTTGGCCGACAAAAGTTGCTTTGCCACCAAATTGGCCTATTGAGGATCTTTTCACAAAGGCCGCCTCAGAAACTCTGTTACGTGCAGCTACTGTTAATATCTGGCGTAAGAAAGGTGAGACTAGACGCCGGGGGCTCTACGTCGATTTGGCAAAAAAAAGTTCACCGTTTACTGGCTCATTTTTTATCACCGAAGCTTCTGGTCTTACTCTGAGACCAATGGTTTGTCTGCTACAGCAATCAATCTCTGATTTACGAAAACAAGTATTCATGCGTAAGGCTGAGGATTTTCCACTTTCTTCAGATATACCTCCGGCTACACGTCTTGTCTGGAAAATATCTATGCTTCAACAAGCAGTAGGGCTTGCAGCGCCTTTTGATGTCTATTTCAATAACGAAATGAAAGAATTCCCCAGCACGTTTCGTAGTACAGTACAAAAGCAGGGAGGGCAACGCTTATCCGAGAATATAGCGGCTCTTATTGGTCAGGCACAGCAGTTCGTACCTGTTCATAGTTTAACTTATTCCGGCCGTTTCAGGCCAGAAGGTTATGGGGCAATTAATTTCAGTCAGGCCGCACCTCTTTTATTGCGAATTCTCGATATATATAATCAATTGGGACAACAATACGAGCGTTCCGAACTGTCCGCTGTTGTTGACAAGCAGGCTATGGATCTTCTGCGCAGAAGTGATGAAGCACTTAAAAAAGAAAATTTATATACCCCTAATTATCAATCACTTGATAGGTGGGACGGAAATACTCCTGCTTCGGTGGCTATTTTTGGGCTGCAAAGTAAAAAAGAACTTGTTTCGTATCTTGCTTCTCAACGTGATAGAATTCGTCTTATTTCTACAACCTGGGCAGAACCGGCTCTGGCCTATTTGTATATGCGGGATGATTTTACTCAGGATGACTTCTCTATCATTACTCGGTGGGAAGATATAATCGATGACCTTGATCAATATGATTCGCATATCCTCGGCAATTCGTTGACTCAGCTTGAGCAATACGTGCTGTATGGTCTTGGCAATCAGACCTCAGTTCCCCCTGTCGCAGGAGATGACTGGTTTAACCAAAAAACTGTTGCATTATATGAAGCCGTACACAAGCGGATTGACTGGTTGTATTTACAGAGATTTTCACAGGCTTGGAATCAGGCCGCAGATTATTTTACCCAAAAACTGGCCAGTCATTTTCCTTTTTCGTCCCCGTTAAATATTCAGGAAAGTGCGTCTCCAGACGATATCCTGACTTTTCTGTCAATGTTGCCTCAGCCTCCTGATGCAGAATTGCCGATTAATATTCAGCGTTTTTTGAAAAGCATAGAAGATATCCGCACATTTATGGGTGATTCGAAACAAGGTGAGAGTCTTGGCCCGTTAAGTTTTGATGTCGAGCTCGCATTTCATGATCCACAATACGGGGAGCTCAATACAGATCAACTTATCGATCAAAAATTGCAACTTGGCAGGACACTCTTATCGTGGCGCAATGGTGAACGGACAGGACTGTGGAGTTACGGTTCACCTGTTATGTTTACTCTTCAGTGGGCTAAAGACGGCCTGCGTATCCCCATAAAGATAGAAGATGATTCCGGTACATCTGACTTACAAACAACTGTTGTTTATAATTATGATTCTCCATGGGCTCTATTAGCTTTTATGCAGGCCAATCGATTTAAGGATGAGTTTCTTGTCGATGGAACTACTCCTAAATCTGGAACTATGATGTTTGAAGTTCCCACAAAGCGTAAGGGAGCAAAGGATGTGGGCAGTAGTTCGGTTAGAATGCCTGTTGAAGAAAGTTCCACAGGGGTGGTGAGGTCATTCTTGAGAATAACGTTACGTAAAGTAGGTAAGGCCGGAAGTCCTCCAGGAAATCAGATCACTCTTCCTGATGAGTTCCCGCAAGAAATGCCAAAATTTGATCCATATTCTGTTTGGTTGAACTCAAAGAAATTTTAG
- the tssA gene encoding type VI secretion system protein TssA, whose amino-acid sequence MEHNTFTSSTGTDPVIDLSSLLAPLSEAFPCGEYLIYSETYDAIKDARREEDANLPRGVWARELKRADWPKVLRLCEEALVTSSKDLQIAAWLTEASLCIHGPRGLCEGLSLMQELTKTFWDTVHPLPDGDMDKRTAPFFWMNAALAERIKFIAITEPDIHHGRIYSYADWAEAEYLEHIGARDKAILKQAERDGKPTREVINQAADSTSAPFYGILINDLSECLAKLNALEDLLDTLCGKDSPGFGLLREMLQSVLVRAETWNKEENCTVTTDETVEAVDAQEGGTASGPVISSRQEAYRLLTRAADYLLATEPHSPTPYLVKRAVSWGQMPLADLLGELVGEDRSLNSILSLLGIPEGDTLS is encoded by the coding sequence ATGGAACACAATACATTCACTTCGTCCACCGGGACGGACCCCGTAATTGATTTATCGTCGCTTCTCGCACCATTGTCGGAGGCTTTTCCGTGCGGCGAATACCTAATTTATTCTGAAACTTATGATGCCATTAAGGACGCGCGAAGAGAAGAAGACGCAAATTTACCCCGTGGAGTATGGGCCCGCGAACTTAAGCGGGCTGACTGGCCAAAAGTTTTAAGATTATGCGAGGAAGCCCTCGTGACTTCAAGTAAGGATCTGCAGATTGCTGCATGGCTTACGGAAGCTTCGTTGTGCATTCATGGTCCAAGAGGGCTATGCGAAGGTTTGAGCCTGATGCAGGAACTTACCAAAACCTTTTGGGATACAGTTCATCCTTTGCCTGATGGTGATATGGATAAACGAACTGCTCCGTTTTTTTGGATGAATGCAGCCTTGGCAGAGCGAATCAAGTTCATAGCCATTACTGAGCCGGATATACACCATGGGCGCATCTATAGCTATGCGGACTGGGCGGAAGCCGAATATTTAGAACATATCGGGGCGCGTGATAAAGCAATTCTTAAGCAAGCAGAACGGGATGGCAAGCCAACCAGAGAAGTAATCAATCAAGCCGCGGATTCAACCTCTGCTCCGTTCTATGGTATTTTAATCAACGATCTTTCTGAATGTTTGGCGAAACTAAATGCTCTTGAGGACCTATTGGATACATTGTGCGGTAAGGATTCTCCAGGGTTTGGACTTTTGCGAGAAATGCTCCAGTCCGTGCTTGTCCGTGCCGAAACATGGAATAAGGAAGAAAATTGCACAGTGACAACAGATGAAACTGTGGAAGCAGTTGACGCTCAAGAAGGGGGCACAGCATCAGGTCCTGTAATCTCCAGCCGTCAGGAAGCCTACCGCCTTTTGACTCGGGCTGCTGATTACCTCCTTGCTACGGAGCCGCACAGTCCGACTCCGTATTTGGTCAAGCGGGCCGTATCGTGGGGGCAGATGCCGTTGGCTGATTTGCTTGGAGAGCTAGTCGGCGAAGATCGCTCTCTGAATAGCATACTATCTCTGCTAGGTATCCCCGAGGGGGATACTCTGTCATAG
- the tssB gene encoding type VI secretion system contractile sheath small subunit has translation MSESTQQKLGRVRPPRVQITYDVEIGGAIVMKQLPFVVGVMADLSGKPEEPLPPLKERKFVFVDRDNVDQVLASAAPRLAYQVLNKLGDDPEKLNLELKFKEVDDFLPINVVKQVPVLKSLFDSRQRLVDLLGKLDGNDQLDQLMQEFIRDEKVLKSLEDLATAGAEEQEDKGTKETKGAKEAVEPAAPEPDQKKGAEKADKTPPEEA, from the coding sequence ATGTCCGAAAGCACTCAACAAAAATTGGGACGGGTTCGACCTCCTAGAGTCCAGATCACCTACGATGTGGAAATCGGCGGCGCCATTGTCATGAAACAATTACCATTTGTTGTCGGCGTGATGGCGGACCTTTCTGGTAAACCGGAAGAGCCATTGCCTCCGCTCAAGGAACGCAAGTTTGTCTTTGTTGATCGCGACAACGTGGATCAGGTCTTGGCGTCGGCAGCTCCTCGACTTGCCTATCAAGTTCTTAACAAGTTGGGTGACGATCCTGAGAAGCTTAACCTGGAGCTTAAGTTCAAAGAGGTGGATGATTTTCTACCAATCAATGTGGTTAAGCAGGTGCCAGTTCTCAAGTCATTATTCGACTCTAGGCAGCGGCTGGTAGACTTGCTTGGAAAACTTGATGGTAATGATCAACTGGATCAACTGATGCAAGAATTTATTCGGGATGAAAAAGTGCTAAAATCTTTGGAAGATTTGGCTACAGCTGGGGCGGAAGAGCAGGAAGACAAGGGGACGAAAGAGACTAAAGGCGCTAAAGAAGCAGTAGAACCAGCCGCACCAGAGCCTGATCAGAAGAAAGGAGCGGAAAAAGCAGATAAGACCCCGCCTGAAGAGGCATAA